The Corallococcus silvisoli genome contains the following window.
GACCAATCACGGCCCGCTTCGAGTCGTCGAGGCGGGCCGGGGCGAGAGCCTGGGCCGACCGTTGGACGTGCAACCACCTGCCCCTCGGGGCTGTCTGGATGCGAGCTGGACGCCCGGCAGGGCAGGGGGCCTGAAGAAAGGGCAATGATTCCGGGCCTCTGGAGCTTCGATGCTGCTGCCTCGCGCGTGTAATCCTGGAAAAGCTGTCCTAGGCAACTCGCGCGCTCCGCGTCCGATAATCAGTCCAAGTTCCGCCCCTTCCAAATCTACGAGGCCCACCATGGGTTTCCCCGACATCAAGCGCACCTTCAACGCCGTCCGGACCAACGTCCAGCAGACCTTCGAGGCCAACAAGCAGCTCGTGAAGGGTGGGATCGCGGTTGCGACCCAGGCCTCGAAGGCGATCAACTTCAGCAAGGACGCCTTCCAGCAGATCAAGAACATCAAGGACGGCGCCCAGGGCATCCTCGGGAAGACGAACCTGGACTTCGTCCGCAACCCGACCTTCTCCCAGGGCTTCAAGGGGCTGACCAAGTTCGGCGCGCAGATGGGCGCCGCCATGCGCTACGCCGGCATCCCCGGCGCGGTGGCCGCGGGCGCCACGGCCTTCAAGGACGTCCGCCAGGCCATCCGCTCCGGCAGCAAGGACGACATCATCACCGCCACGCGCTCCTCCCTGGACGCGGCCAAGTCCACCATCTCCGCCGCGACGGGCGGCATCGTCGGCAGCAAGGTGATGGGCGGAGTGCTGGGCGGCAGCATCTTCAAGGGCAAGCTGGACGCCGGCAAGGCGGCGTTCGACACCTTCAAGAAGGCGCTCCCCCACGCCAGCGAAGACGTGCTCAAGGCCGTCAAGGGCGCCGCCACCAAGGGCATCATGGAGGGGGCCTCGCTGAAGAACGTGGGCCGCGCCGTCACCACCGCCGCGGGCGACGCCGCGAAGGCCGGCAGCACGCTGGCCAAGGGCATCCTGGGCAGCGGGACGCGCTCCGCCGCCAAGGCCGCGCTGGCCACGGTGGGCCGCGAGGCCGGTGAGGCCGCCCTCAAGCAGGGTGCGAAGGCCGCCGCGGGCACCGCCGCCAAGGCGCTGGGCCGGTTCGCTCCGGGCGTCAACGTGGCCATCGCCGCGGTGGACGTGGCCAACGCGGGCGCGACGCTGATGGACAAGAACGCGGGCGTCGGCAAGAAGGTGACGTCGGTCATCACCGCGGTGGGCTCCATCGCCGCGGCCACCAACATCCCGATCGTCAGCCAGGTGGGCGCCGCCGTCTCCACGGTGTCCAGCATCGTGGGCGCCTTCTTCAAGTAAGCGTTCAAACCCTCGCGGTTTGTCAGAGCGGCTCGGCTGGACTAGATCTCAGTCCATGCCGAGCCGTCGCTTTGTTCCCCATTGGCGCGGACGCGGACACGTCGTCTATCTCCCGGGAGCATTCGTGACCCCTCCTCAAGGGACCGCAGGATCTGGCCGCGGCGTCGAGCGGCTGCTGAAGATGAGCCCGGTGGTGAGCAGCGCCTCCGCCGAAGCCCTCAAGCTTCCCAGCGTGCAGGCGCCCTCGCTGGAGGGCATCGCCGTGCGCGTCCCCACCCCGGACGACCTCACGGAAGAGGACCTGCTGCGCGCCTTCCACGAGAAGCGCCGCGCCCTGGCCACCACGCGCGAACGCCAGAAGGGCGAAGCGCTGGAGCCGGGCGACGACGTCCAGCTCAACATCGTGGGCTATTGCGACGGCAAGCTCATCCCGTTCTCCGCGCGCTTCGGCATGACGACGGAGCTGGCGCCCATCGAGGCGCTGCCCGGCTTCTGCGAGGCCCTGGTGGAGGGCGGCAAGGTGGGCGAGTCCATGCAGATCGCCCTGGAGCTCCCGGCGGACTACCCGGTCGAAGGCCTCCAGGGGAAGCCCGCCCGCTTCCTGGTGGACATCGTCGGCGCCCACCAGGTGACGATGCTTCCGGACAGCTCCCCGGAGTTCCTCCAGAAGCTGGAGATGGGCAGCACGCTGGAAGAGGTGTTCGGCAACATCCGTGAGGAGTTGGAGGACGAGGTCGCGGGGCAGCTCTGGGCCCGGGCCCAGGACATGGTCCTGGACGAGGTGGCCCGGCGCGCGCCGGTGGAGCTTCCCCGGGTGCTGGTGGAGGAGGAGCTCCGTCGCCGCTGGGTCCAGGCCGAGGGGCAGGCCATGGTCGCCTACCACTTCGACGTGGACGAGCAGCAGGAAGCGCTCCAGGGCTGGTTCACGGACCCCACCACGCGCGCGGACACCGAGCGCCGGTTGCACATCGGCATCGCGCTGAAGGCCGTCACCGAGGCGGAGAAGCTGCAGCTCACGCCGGAGAAGCTGGAGCAGCTGATCCGCGACTACGTGGAGCCCTTCGGGTTGACCGCGGAGGACGCCCACGCCGCCCTGCGCGAGTCACCCGAGACGACCCGCCGCCTGGCGGAGCTGGGCTGGTACCTGCTCGCCGTGGAGCACGTCATGAACAAGGCGAAGGTCACCTTCGAGGGCGCGGAGCAGGGCTGAGGCGGCCCCGCTCCGTGGGTCAGCTCTCGCTGAACCACAGCCCCAGGCCGCCCAGCAGGCCCAGGCCCAGGAACATCACCGCCAGCCCCCACGTCTGGCGGCGCGACCACTGAAGCCCCTCGCCGTACCGGTGGCCACACCACAGGATGAGGACGGCGAACCCCAGGCAGATGGACACGGGCCCGGCGGCGACCAGCATCCGGCGGGCCGGGCCGCTCACGTCCGCGACCGCCAGCACCCCCAGCGGCCAGAAACCGACGACGAGCACGCCCAGCACGAGCCAGAAGGCGCCTCGCCCTTCCCAGGTGTTCAGCTCCAGGTAGTCCACGGCGCGCCGCCACCAGGTACGCGGCGGTTCCGGGAGCGGCGACTGGCTGCGCTGGGGCTTGTCGGGAAACATGGGCGTCTTTTCTAGCACGGCGGCCATCGCCGGGAGACGTGCGGACCGAGCCCGTATTCGAAGCCCGCGCAGTCGTCACCGGGCTGAAGAATTTCACTGGAAAATGACAAGCGCCCGACCCCGAACAGGCTCACGCCGGGGTCTGAATCCAGCTCAAAATAATATTCTAGTATTTCCGTGAATGCGGCTGTGGCCGGAAATGTTATGAATTGTGTCCTCGCCGGTTACAATCCTTGTCGGCCGAGGGTCCCTTTCTTCCAGCTCTCCTCTGAGCGGCCCCTCGGCCCTCGCGTGGCACCGTGAGTGCAGCAGAGGCGCTGCCACTCCATGACCGGGACCGGGGACATCCGTCTCCGGTTCCATCCCCGCATCGGAGGTCCCGTGAAATGTCTCGCATGGCCCTTCGTGCTGCTCACCGCGTTCTCGACCGCGGCCTTGGGCAGCACGAATCCGAAAGGCAGTCCTCCCAATCTCATCCAATCCGCCAACCGGGCAGCTGTCTTCACCCCCGTGGACGACCGGGGGCAGCCCATCGAAATCCTGCCCGTGGGTGACTCGCTCACCGTCGGCGCCCAGGGGCTGGAGCCCAACACCGTCTACGAGCTGCGCTTCGCGCTGGACGTGGAGCGCATCCCCACGCTGAAGGAGGCCGTCGGCTTCGCCCGCGCGACGACGGACGCCAAGGGCGTGCTCGCGCCGCACATCCTCTGGTTCCAGTCCGGTGTCGTGGGCTGCCCGGAGCGCGCGGCCCCGCCCGAGTCGCCATACCGCTTCACCAGCTTCGAGCGTGCCCGGGAGGCGCTCGACGGCCGCACGCTGCTCGTCACCGCGCAGGCCGTGGCGGCGGACAAGAGCGGTGAGATTCCGCCCATGAAGCTTCCCGTGGGTGAGCCGGTCGCCGCGTTCAACCTCCCCATCAAGGTGGGCTCCGCCCCGCGCGTCTACCCATCCACCGCCGACGGCTGTCTGCTCAACGCCCATGAGACGGGCCGGGGTGACCTGTACGTGACGGGCTCCGGCTTCCGGGGCAACGAGACCGTGGAGGTCTCCATCGTCCCCAACCAGCGCGCCTGGCGCGAGGGCGACGCCTTCGCGGACGTGTCGGGGGACGGCTTCTCCTCCGCCCCCAAGAAGGTCGTCACCGACGCCTCCGGTCGCTTCACGGTTCCCGCGTGGAGCGCCGCCTTCCAGCGCCGTGGCGTCTACGACATCATCGCGCGCCGTCCCCTGTTCAACCCGCCGGTGGGCCAGCTGAGCGCCAGCGACATCGTGTCCTACGGCATCGACACGGGCGTCGTGCTCTACCTCCTCTACCCGGTGGGCGGCCCCACGATGGACATCGCCGGCCGTCCCCTGAACAGCTTCCCCTACTTCGAGTTCGCCGACTCGTTCGCGGACACCTCCGACCCGGTGTGGGGCGCGGTGGATCCCACCTACATCCCCGCCGGCCACCCCGGCGGCACCTGGGCGGCGTACTACGTGGTGAACCACCGCAGCGTGCTGGGCTGGGCCCTGAACACCAACCTCGTGGACGTCTCTGGCGGCATTGAAATCCAGCAGGTGAAGGCGGGGTGCGTGAACGGCACCGACATCGTCATCTGGCATCCGCCGCTCGTGAAGGGGCAGTACGACGTCGTCGTGGACTTCGGCTCCACCGTGGCCACCTCGCCGGGCACCTACTCCACCGACGGCAACTACAACGACACCGTCGACTTCCTGGACGGCGCCAACCAGGTTGGCTTCCAGGTGGCGAAGGATCCGTACGACCTGGGCACGTACCCCATCGGCCAGGACAGCTACTCCGTCGACGACTACTTCCCCACCATGGGCGGCGCGTCCAACGTCGACCTGCGCGCCGTCGTGCGCTACCCGGCCGTCGCCCCGGGCGTGGGCACCGCCGTCGCCGCGGGCACCTTCCCGCTCTTCGTCATCCAGCACGGCAACCACCGCATCTGCTACAACTCACAGAACCACGCCGCCTGCACCAACCGCGTGCCCAATCATCAGGGCTACATGCGGCTGCTCGACACGCTGGCGAGCAACGGCATCATCGCGGTCTCCATCGACGCGTATGACCTGTCCGGTCCCGTGCCTCAGTGGATCCCCGAGCGCGGCCAGCTCATCCTGAAGCACCTGGAGCAATGGTCGCACCTCAACAACGCCGCCACCTACCCCAGCTACCCGAACTTCTTCTCCGGGCGCTTCAACGGCAAGGTGGACATGTCGAAGATCTCCGTGTCGGGCCACTCGCGCGGCGGTGAAGCGTCGGTGTCCGCGTACATGCAGAACACCGCGTTCAACATCGTCTCCGTGTCCTCCATCGCGCCGGTGGACGGGCAGCTCTACACGCTGCCCGCGGGCGTGCCCTACTTCGTCATCCTGCCCGCGGCGGACGGCGATGTGACGACGCTCTCCGGCGCGAAGATCTACGACCGGGCGCTGGGGACCAAGAGCTCCATCGACGTGTATGGCGCC
Protein-coding sequences here:
- a CDS encoding trigger factor, coding for MSSASAEALKLPSVQAPSLEGIAVRVPTPDDLTEEDLLRAFHEKRRALATTRERQKGEALEPGDDVQLNIVGYCDGKLIPFSARFGMTTELAPIEALPGFCEALVEGGKVGESMQIALELPADYPVEGLQGKPARFLVDIVGAHQVTMLPDSSPEFLQKLEMGSTLEEVFGNIREELEDEVAGQLWARAQDMVLDEVARRAPVELPRVLVEEELRRRWVQAEGQAMVAYHFDVDEQQEALQGWFTDPTTRADTERRLHIGIALKAVTEAEKLQLTPEKLEQLIRDYVEPFGLTAEDAHAALRESPETTRRLAELGWYLLAVEHVMNKAKVTFEGAEQG
- a CDS encoding alpha/beta hydrolase, with product MKCLAWPFVLLTAFSTAALGSTNPKGSPPNLIQSANRAAVFTPVDDRGQPIEILPVGDSLTVGAQGLEPNTVYELRFALDVERIPTLKEAVGFARATTDAKGVLAPHILWFQSGVVGCPERAAPPESPYRFTSFERAREALDGRTLLVTAQAVAADKSGEIPPMKLPVGEPVAAFNLPIKVGSAPRVYPSTADGCLLNAHETGRGDLYVTGSGFRGNETVEVSIVPNQRAWREGDAFADVSGDGFSSAPKKVVTDASGRFTVPAWSAAFQRRGVYDIIARRPLFNPPVGQLSASDIVSYGIDTGVVLYLLYPVGGPTMDIAGRPLNSFPYFEFADSFADTSDPVWGAVDPTYIPAGHPGGTWAAYYVVNHRSVLGWALNTNLVDVSGGIEIQQVKAGCVNGTDIVIWHPPLVKGQYDVVVDFGSTVATSPGTYSTDGNYNDTVDFLDGANQVGFQVAKDPYDLGTYPIGQDSYSVDDYFPTMGGASNVDLRAVVRYPAVAPGVGTAVAAGTFPLFVIQHGNHRICYNSQNHAACTNRVPNHQGYMRLLDTLASNGIIAVSIDAYDLSGPVPQWIPERGQLILKHLEQWSHLNNAATYPSYPNFFSGRFNGKVDMSKISVSGHSRGGEASVSAYMQNTAFNIVSVSSIAPVDGQLYTLPAGVPYFVILPAADGDVTTLSGAKIYDRALGTKSSIDVYGASHNLFNTVWAADGDDSPSTRNDYITAPNQQRIGESYLSAFARIYLKNETVYADMMRGQLTFPSTAGFKIYATHHENSHTRLNSGSATGFTPAGPITLATTSNPAPHSTSVMRATWTGNTATATFTVPVAQRDTTGYEVLSFRVAQTTSASNPASGTQDFRVELATGATVKATSSSLFDVIPKPYVRPGNIVLHTVLTTVRIPLHTFIMNGNGVTLTNIDTVRLRFNSPSTGDIYVDDVEFSR